DNA sequence from the Cyprinus carpio isolate SPL01 chromosome A9, ASM1834038v1, whole genome shotgun sequence genome:
acttccttttccttctttttccgggtcagaacgtctacgtttggtagtttcagcagtgtatagtgtaaatgcaaaaatcggatacgggtcacttttaaaagatgatgtaagcgggtctccaaaaaaatcggatatagtcagaaaatcggatttgggcatcaagacctgcagtgtaaatgcagcgttgttgttttttatggaaaATGGTGGGGTGAATAATGAATTgggtttgcatttttttgtttgatgcaatATGGTGGTTTATATGGAGATTCTGAACTGAGCAAAACAAGTGAAACATTGAAACTTACACCAGCTTGAATTTGCTTTTTTaggcattcacacacacacacacacacacacacacacacacacacacacacacacacatatatatatatttttaatctaaacatatgtatatgtattttaatctaaacatatgtatattcgtatgtaataaatatataatacataaaaatataaaaatgatataaactcATTGGTCTTCAACGCATCACTCAAATGTAActgttttgtcaaaaaaaaaaggcaaaaaaacagacatttcccAGCATTAACATCATTCATGTTATTATGTGTTTCTATGtggtatttttagattttcaaaaaaaaaaaaaaattatacgcTGTTTTCCTATTGAGGGCCAAAATCCTTGTGGCGACATTTGCCTgcaggagcacacacacacattacattacattacatttaatcatttagcagacgcttttatccaaagcgacttacaaatgagaacagtagaaacaatcagatcaacaagagaacaacaacggtatacaagtgctatgacaagtctcagttagtctagtacagaacacgtagccagggtttttttttttttttaatgaatatgatagacaagaaaaagaaaaggtaggTACTAGTAtcagttggttaagtgcaggcgaaaaagatgagtctttagatgttttttgaaaatgagtaaagactcagctgttcgaattgaacacacacacacggccaaaatttttattgttgcatttcagaattattttactgtttaattcTGTAAGATtacacattataaatacatttgatgcGGAGGATGACTTTagtaaagttacatttatttgtattcattgtttcaaagcagcttacaGAAAGATTTACTGTTATGTCAATTAAGAGAtttaaagagttttaaatgtTGGTCGTTATTGTTCTAATgagagatttaaatatcggtcTGTTTTGTTCTTTATATAATGCCATATTTACAAGTATAGATAAAAGTAATTCTATTTAATATCACTCAATAAACAGCAGGCTCCCACTTAGTCCCATGTAGTTTATCAACAAGTCGCATTCTCCTCAATGTTTCATATAAAGAAGACATGCAAGCGCAGAAAGAGACTAGTAGTATGACTGTATGTAGtagaacaaaatatgaaaataactaACAGtttactaaaatatctaaaatcgCTATTCTAAAAACGCAGTACGTTCCCGAAGGAACACATGATGAATTCTTTCCGGGTTGGCCTACAAATTTACGTCACGACTGAACAGCTGTATTTCCGCCACATATAAAGAGTCGAAAGTTTAATTCTAGCACACATGCAACGGTGGTAGCTAGTTCTTCAGCGGTCTGTCAACAAATTATATTACAATGTCGGTATGTGCATTGAGAGTGTTTCTCCAGCGAGCGGCTGTGATGCGTAAAGCAGCGCACCAGACATTCAGTCAAGCGAGAGCGTTTCCTCAATGCGTGACCGGGAGCTACACTCACAGCAGAGgaataaacacattaacaaattCACTAAGGTAAGAAACTGTCTTTTAAAAAGTACCGAGTCATTAGGACTTATGCATGTTAGCAATTTTGCCAGCAGTGATGTAATGTCCCGAAAAGTGTGGATTACATAAAATACGTAACGTCTTTAGGTTAGATAACAACATGTCAAAGCGagtagctttttttatttaaagaaaaattattaagCGCTTCTGTCAAATAAAACATGACACCGTTTACAGTCTCTTAGGGTTTACGTGATAAAACAATAgacataatgttaaaaatgcagtGCTTGTCAAATGTTAGCGGATAGTTtatgtgatgaactacacctgtggtAGTCTGTAAGGACACCTTTGTGAATGTGAGGAGAGCTGATTTCATACATCGACTAAAGATCGACTTGAGATCAGAAGGTTAAAAGTCATTAAAGGCATGGTTCAGATAAGCTCTGAATGATATAGCATAATCTGTTTGCATTTGAcacatggtttgatattttatgtcTAATAAAGtgacattaatgcattttaagtgtggcttaactGTTTTTGATGCTCACTGTATTTCCCAGTTGTGCaataggttaatttttttttttttttttgtgggtcaAGGCTAATGGGTTACAAGTATactgagtttgtgtgtgcattGTGTAATAATGCGTTCCTCTTTATTTTATGTTATCTGTCTTTATCTCAGTTTTATCTTTGGGTCTATTGGTGACTAAGAATGTATACTATTGTTATGGTGAATACATTGATAACTGAATCTTCTTCAAGgtcattttatacacacacaaacaccaacccTCTGTAATGCTTGATCTGAATGGTCAAGTGTGGCATTCAGTTGTCAAAAATTTCACAATCTTGATTGTTGTTCAGGGCATTGCTATATAACTGACATACCAAACACTACTGTTCGAAAGTAGTGTAGTTCAAAAGGAACAGTATTCAAAgttgataatgagaaatgtttcttgagaaccaaatcagcatattagaaggatttctgaaggatcatgtgacactgaaggctggtgtaatggctgctaaaaagtcagctttgtatcacaggaataatttacattttaaaataataatggataacgattattttaaattgttataatatatcacagatattactgttaatttttgagcaaataaatgcagctttgttgagtaTAGCTCTTagcaacttctttcaaaaaaatctgaCCAGTACTTGCATGTCTAGTGTGCAACTCATGTGGTCTCTCATTTCATACAATCACAAGTTAGTTTTTTTATCTCAAATGATTGCTGATCATAAATATGACCTCAAAGGACTTCTGTATTACTCCAAAACGTTGTACTGTAAATGGACAAAATAAGCAGACATTTTTCTACGTATCTTTTGCCTGCTGAAGACCACTGCACCTAAATGCCCTCCATGCTCCCTCATTGTGTTTAAGCCTCCATGCATAAATCGTCTTTTCTCTGGAGGGTTTTATCAGGGCTTAGGTGAATTCATGCTCAGGATATCGTTGTAGTTGTATATTAAACCATAGATGACTACTGTGGTATGACAGGAAATTATGAAAGGAATGCAACAAGCATAATAGTTTTTTTGgctataatatttgttaattttacagAATATTCAGTGCGCCAAGGcctatttttatctttaaaaatgtgcatttttcaggGATCTACATTTCAAGGAAAATCCCTTGGTTTCTTAAACAATGGTCTGATTAACAACATCAACAAGAGGTTTAGCCAAAGTTTTCAGCAAAATGTGCTTAAGGATACAACAAATCATTGTTCTAGGTTTTTCATATAGCACTtctgatgattatgatgatgatgatgttgatgatgatggcTTTATCTTTGCAAAATGTCTGTGCAGGGCTGAGGAGAAGGTGACAGTTCACTTTTTGAATCGAGATGGGAAAAGGATTTCGGTGAAAGCTTTAACAGGAGAATCACTACTCGATGTTGTTGTTAACCATGATCTAGATATTGATGGATTTGGTAAGTTATTTACAAATATTGTACATAgtgtaaaaatgtaagttttagtTGTACAGACAAATATGCATAGTTCattcacacactgtaaaaatttaaaaattttctttcTGTGCCACCTAAATGTAGTCGGGTTGATTTAGATtgcatgaaataatatttttgattttaataaatccacatgaaacacatttttagtcTACCTGAcgaaacatttttacagtgcatatagtGTACTGTCTATGAGGACTGCTGGTTGCCTCAAAATTAGCAAAGGAAAAACATGGGATTGACATAGAAAGGCAAAAATGATTTAGTCATTGTGAACAGGCCAAAGCTTTACAAGGCTTTGTGTATGTAATCCAAAGGTAAAACGAGGTGAACAGCTAGAGGAATATTTGAATACCTGTCATGTCAATGTAAGTGGAATGTGAGTCTTAGTAGCTTGCAGGCTAATATGTTTGTGTGTCTCCCTTGGGTTGTTGAACTAGGTGCATGTGAGGGAACTTTGGCCTGCTCTACGTGCCACCTTATTTTCGAGGAGGCCGTTTATAAGAAGCTTGGACCTATTTCTGATGAGGAAATGGACATGCTGGACTTGGCTTATGGGCTTACAGACACGTGAGTGAACCAAATCACTCAACTACAGGAGATCATTTTATAATTGTCTTCAGAAGCCATGCggtagctttttatatttttgtagagaCCTCAGTTTAAAGATGAAGAAATTATCTCTTTTGATGTTGAAGTACACTTTCCTATTCTATATTATGCAGAGAAAACAATTAGTAAGCCATTCATAGGTTGATTCCCCTTTAAATATAAACCCTGTAGCTCACTATCATTGCTCTGTTCGTATGAGGATCCTGAACAGCACATGGTAACACAGGCTCAGCCAATAGAGAGAGTTGGGTGCAGAGTTATCTGTTTGTTTGAAAATTTTACTTTCCTTTGGTTTCAACTTTTGCCATAGAAATGACAGACTTCATTTTAAAAGGTGCATGTGCATTAAAAAGTgcacgtcttttttttttaattttctgttttgacACTTCATGATTTGGCTGGATTTGAATATTCAAGGCAAATCTTCACATTTCTCTTTTGCATGTACATCATTTAGATCTCGTCTGGGTTGCCAGGTGTGTTTGAGGAAGGATCTGGATGGGATGATCCTGCGTGTGCCAGACGTGATATCTGATGCTCGAGTTGACAGTGAAAAAGAGTCCTCCACAGCCCCACCCAAAGtataatctataaaataaagCCCAGTTATATATCATAAAAACCGCATTATGGAGAAATCTTTAATAGCAGGTATTTTAATATGTGCTACTGTAAtagaaaactacattttaattgaTAACATGTATTGTTTGATATTATTTACATGCTGCCGTaagtagtttttataattttggtgattgttattttaattgtgcagATTCTGCAATTCTTTGTGTCACAATGAGAGGCGAGAGCATCTTGTTGTTATACATACACAAgtgatttattgtaataaatattatgtttaactTTTAcgttgctttgtttgtttttattttgtatttaaaagctGGAAAATCATCCTCAAGCAAGTACAtgtgatttattatatttgaacATGTTTTGCTGCTATGTTAAATAAGTTATATTGATGCGTTAAAAATGTTGACATGAGCACagtgaaaatgtgaattattgaGCCAAAATATGTTTGCAAGAAAGATCaattgttgaaaaataaactagGGCCACACACAGATGGGATTACTAGTTTTAATAAGATATTTGTTAGATAACATATTGTtggaaatttgatttaaattctgtagtttaatatttataagaaatatgtcgaaccattaggccacgactcccctaaatagcatttttttaaactgtgcaataaaatagcatttttttgtgtaatataactatattaaatagcatttttttaaagtgcaataaaatattgtaattataaatctttttttgtaatttactttCAAATAGTTTTGTATGCTTTTAAATCATCTTATAATGAAATCTTCTTGGACCTCAAAATGGTGGCATTCATCTTACAGAATCAAAATACGTAATTATGTTTTAGGATAAACAAGCAAAATTGGTAATATATCCCTACCCTAATCCTGAAAAGGGGATTTTGTGAATGTGCAAGTGTAAGTGTGTGCTGTTTTTGAATGCTTTAAATGCCTCAGTTTGACTTGCATGatgaaaaacacattgaaaactgaataaataaattattgtaagtAGGGTTGAGCCGATAGATGATGCCACTGTCCTTCGTCGATGGCTGATATCCATGCACACCATCCACGTGCAGCCCAGTTTTTGTGAGTTTACTCAGCGGTTGAGTTtgctttgaaagctgtgcggatgCAGAAAATGAAGTATACCTGGGTCTTTAATGGGTCAGCTGCTGCAGAGCTTGCCAAAATCTAAATGCTAATGAGATGAAGATGAAAATATCTAGTGGAAAATGAGAATGTTACGTACCctctaaaaaatgtaataattctgTAATATGAAGTGTGTAATTGTTAATTATAAGAAACTGcagattattatcattaatggAGTCCCAGTGTTTATGTGCTGTTTTTGAAAAAGAGAGTTCCCACTGGCTTCAGACAATCCACTGGCTGCTACTGCAACAACTGAGCCTTTGGCCTCTCCCAATAGCCTGCTTCTCTTTCGGAGGAGAAGCATCCATAAAGTAGTCCCCCACTATTTTTCCAGAGGAGGGGTGCAAATCAAGAGCTTTAAACCTTAACTGCTCCCCAGAGAGTTTGCTAGACTTCAAACCTGCATTCAGTCCCCTGACTTTGTGCTCTGTCAACTTGCAGATCTGTCTATAAAACACACTGCGTGGTAGCTTGACTTCTTCTTCAGTCCTGGTTTGACAGGTGAACCTGACGGTCTGAGGGTCAGGGGACACATTGGGGTCTCCTAAAGGACTGTGCGTGTGGCTCCCGGGCCCCCTGTAGAAAAGGCCTTTTCCTTTATGTGAAAACATTTGAGTGGGAGTCTGTGAGAATGGTTTTCTGTTGACTTTTTGAAAGGCCTGCTGATAAGCAGGAGGATTTTTGGGCACTTTACATTGTAAACCCCATTCAATATCAAAGACGTTTCTCTGATGATGTGGCGGAGATGATTTTTCGTTCTGTAAACTGTTTGAATTTTGGTAGTCTGTGCTATTCTGAGTGAGCAAATCAGATTGTCCCTTGTCTGGAGAGTCCCGAGGAGAATAACGAGTCTTGCGGGTGGACAGAGAAAATGGACTGTCTATTGAACTCACAGATGAGTGTGTTGGAGAAGTAACTGGCGATGACACATTGGAGGTTGGTGGAGTTTGTTTTTCTCCCATGAAATTCGGTTGTTGAAAGCTTTgttccaaaaacaaattatcatTGACCTCATCAGGTCTCTTAAACTCTTCATGTTTTCCACTTTCTAGGGTTACTTCCTGCTCATGAGAAGTCAAAGCAATGGTGGACACGGAGTGTCTGTGTAATTTAAGGGATCGGAGCTGTCGCACTGCAGGTGAAATGTTCCTGATTTGTGGTGATGGGGTGGAAGACGGCAGGTGGCTTTCTGGCAAATCGAGGTCACAGTCACTCAGTGACATGAGTGAGTCCATACTACGACTGTCTTTAAGAAGACGGCTCTTAGAAATGTCCTCTGTGTCTGTATTCACCTCATTCTTCAGACTCTCATAACCTGAATCTGACATCTGCTGCAGGGACCCAACTAGAGGCAGGaagagaaaagaaatatatagactatacaattttaaaaacatagtaaaagaaattgtgtgaaaatgtgctgttgttactttttatgaagttacagtattttttaactgatctgttgttataaataatgctgaaataaaataaaataaatattacattaaatattttaaaatataacaaatatttcatataaaaacatgaaaatgaaaatgataactgTTGCCTTTGTAGCTTTAATTTCAAACTTTCATTTACATTATCAACAAGGAAAAAAATCTGGTGGATTTAATCACActaactaataatttttttaattaaaaagcagtTTAGCTAAAGGACATTTTTCAggatgaaataaatattatacagtgttgatttgtgttggtgtgttgtgAATTCTGTATGTATTTATAGTAACCTGATCCGTGGTTGCTTCTATTGTCTTCAGTCAAATCCATTAAGAGGCTTATAATTTCATCCCCAAACAACGCACAGCAGTTGTCAATCAAGACACGCACAAGGTCACACACCTGTGTACAGATTACATTggcaattacatttacatttccttTCCTATGTCCATTATATTTTCCATTCCTACTGCCATTTGTCATGTTCTTTAGAGATCCACAATGATGATTACTTCAGCAGAATAGTAATCTGGTAATAATAAAGCATGTGCACTTACCTTTTTGGCATCTTTTTCATGCGACTGTGATAGTTTGCGATTCCACAGACAGCTAGGTGCTATACACACAGCCAGGTTAAAAGAGGTCATCTGGTTGTGCTCAGCATTGAGTTGTATGTGGCGCAGCATCGCTAACATGTGTCTCAGCAGCAGGAGATTTTCTTCAGGTAAAAGCTGAAGAAGCCTGTCAGTGTGGGCAGAAAACCACACATTAGATAACTCATAAAGCTAAAGGAAATTGGCTACTAAATCTAAATCTGCTTAAGGTGTGCAGTACTATCATAGCCTTGATCCATCATTATCAAGGTTTTATCCGTCTTAACTAACTAGCATTATAAGACCTGATAAACTAATCAGAGTGTTGCTGGGACTTTACCTCTGAACATTCTGTAGCAGGTTTCTCTCCGTCATTTGTCCATTTCTTTCACCATTCTGCTCCACTGCTTGGAGCCATTGCTCATAGAGCTCCTCACACAGCAGGCTGCCTGGTATATTGCGTAAGAATTCCTACCAATCACAGATATGAAAACACAGTCGTCATAATAGAATCAATGTTTATTCTTGACTTACACTAATGTTCAATAGTTCAGggagaagtttttatttttttgcattaaattaaaagtgtaacagtaaagatatttataatgttacaaaagatttcttttaaataaatgatgctctttttaattttcttttcattaaagaaaccttaaaaatgttcacagtttccataaatattaaacagcacaacctataattgatataat
Encoded proteins:
- the LOC109062681 gene encoding adrenodoxin-like, which gives rise to MSVCALRVFLQRAAVMRKAAHQTFSQARAFPQCVTGSYTHSRGINTLTNSLRAEEKVTVHFLNRDGKRISVKALTGESLLDVVVNHDLDIDGFGACEGTLACSTCHLIFEEAVYKKLGPISDEEMDMLDLAYGLTDTSRLGCQVCLRKDLDGMILRVPDVISDARVDSEKESSTAPPKV
- the LOC109063758 gene encoding rho GTPase-activating protein 20-like produces the protein MGPLHEPGWQKRSQIKSCGENQHSNSFSQRRQSAPSIILSKALTKSKPVARECASQVSQDIFTLIQSLLSPTRKLICQGNVVLQTGLQTQERFLILFSDLLIITKAKSIMQVKQKKCVRVSEMWTASCVDEVCEASTASERSFVMGWPTYNCVATFSTSEEKDRWLSFIESCIKEEKQSDDPKMIPLKIFAKDVGNCAYAKTIFISNTDCTSDVIGTALQQFGLSGGIKDYKLWVCSKQDETPYPLIGHEFPYSIKMSHIRLLQQDAVTLPYSQMALLPIDAHCQFFLRPSQMSSSTCTEQKSRRRRMSLFSWAFKRGFSTEQDVQSESLGQTIPPASGHLFGRPLSDVIKDNTLPSPIVDMLKCLCREGTVTHGIFRHSAGVKACRELREKLDSGHYEEPLSGEPVLVTASVFKEFLRNIPGSLLCEELYEQWLQAVEQNGERNGQMTERNLLQNVQRLLQLLPEENLLLLRHMLAMLRHIQLNAEHNQMTSFNLAVCIAPSCLWNRKLSQSHEKDAKKVCDLVRVLIDNCCALFGDEIISLLMDLTEDNRSNHGSVGSLQQMSDSGYESLKNEVNTDTEDISKSRLLKDSRSMDSLMSLSDCDLDLPESHLPSSTPSPQIRNISPAVRQLRSLKLHRHSVSTIALTSHEQEVTLESGKHEEFKRPDEVNDNLFLEQSFQQPNFMGEKQTPPTSNVSSPVTSPTHSSVSSIDSPFSLSTRKTRYSPRDSPDKGQSDLLTQNSTDYQNSNSLQNEKSSPPHHQRNVFDIEWGLQCKVPKNPPAYQQAFQKVNRKPFSQTPTQMFSHKGKGLFYRGPGSHTHSPLGDPNVSPDPQTVRFTCQTRTEEEVKLPRSVFYRQICKLTEHKVRGLNAGLKSSKLSGEQLRFKALDLHPSSGKIVGDYFMDASPPKEKQAIGRGQRLSCCSSSQWIV